A region of Drosophila mauritiana strain mau12 chromosome 3L, ASM438214v1, whole genome shotgun sequence DNA encodes the following proteins:
- the LOC117139666 gene encoding tyrosine-protein phosphatase YVH1 isoform X1 has translation MNWHMGKVLPGLYVGNYRDSKDHTQLERFKISHIIAIHDSPRRLLPDKHYLCVMASDTPDQNLSQYFSVCNDFIHAARLREGNVLIHCLAGMSRSVTVAVAYIMTATHLNWKEALKVVRAGRAVANPNAGFQSQLQEFEQFKLPEERRRLRERFPSSALEQLDRTKVATALDNYQELLQNRDICEGNCSRGEKCPTGVCNMDPTKGLFRRRPSNASTHSRLRAQSSNANASSSSLSVSSAAAQSCPTSPKNSPLPIVRRSVGNERIPEDEIVLEQPPTTSREAAEYAAAFEDARREQEQRQQQQQLSRSQRSPRPGNSSREAPRVSSAGSRRESAAREGNGSAQLQRSASTVSGFGVRPRSSPAGLHAYTGSVPSSVHGSRVDLRDADKGSAIYLGCSAPRASTLSISSSRGSSGGSAPPSPCHTPPASPRHGVKRSTSLVKKPR, from the exons ATGAACTGGCACATGGGAAAG GTCTTGCCGGGACTTTATGTGGGCAACTATCGCGACTCCAAGGATCACACTCAGCTGGAAAGATTCAAGATCTCGCACATCATCGCCATACATGACAGTCCGCGCCGTCTGCTGCCG GACAAGCACTACCTGTGCGTGATGGCCTCGGATACGCCAGACCAGAATCTCTCCCAATACTTTTCCGTCTGCAACGACTTCATACACGCCGCCCGGCTTCGCGAAGGCAACGTGCTCATCCACTGCCTGGCCGGAATGTCGCGCTCGGTGACCGTGGCCGTGGCCTATATCATGACGGCCACACACCTCAACTGGAAGGAGGCACTGAAGGTAGTTCGAGCTGGTCGCGCAGTGGCCAATCCTAATGCTGGATTCCAGAGCCAACTGCAGGAGTTTGAGCAGTTTAAGCTGCCCGAGGAACGACGCCGCTTAAGGGAACGCTTTCCATCCTCGGCTCTGGAGCAACTGGATCGCACCAAGGTGGCCACCGCGCTGGACAACTACCAGGAGTTGCTGCAGAACCGCGACATCTGCGAGGGTAACTGCTCCCGCGGCGAAAAGTGTCCTACAG GCGTCTGCAACATGGACCCCACGAAGGGCTTGTTCCGACGTCGTCCCTCCAACGCCTCCACTCACTCGCGTCTGCGTGCCCAGTCCTCCAACGCCAACGCCTCGTCCAGTTCGCTCAGCGTGAGCAGTGCCGCCGCCCAATCCTGCCCCACATCGCCCAAGAACTCACCGCTGCCCATAGTCCGTCGCTCGGTGGGCAATGAGCGCATACCCGAGGACGAGATCGTCCTGGAACAGCCGCCCACCACATCCCGTGAGGCCGCCGAGTATGCCGCCGCCTTCGAGGATGCTCGCCGTGAGCAGGAgcagcgccagcagcagcagcagctgtccAGGAGTCAGCGCTCTCCCCGGCCGGGCAACTCCTCGAGAGAAGCGCCTCGGGTGAGTAGCGCCGGCAGTCGAAGGGAGTCGGCGGCCAGGGAGGGCAATGGCTCCGCACAGCTGCAGCGGAGTGCCAGCACGGTCAGCGGTTTCGGAGTGCGTCCACGGAGTAGTCCGGCTGGACTGCACGCCTACACGG GATCGGTTCCTTCCTCCGTCCACGGTTCCCGAGTGGATTTGCGTGATGCTGACAAGGGATCGGCCATATACCTGGGCTGTTCCGCACCGAGGGCCTCCACACTATCTATATCCTCGTCGAGAGGCTCGTCGGGAGGCTCGGCTCCACCCTCACCCTGCCACACTCCTCCCGCCAGTCCACGTCATGGCGTAAAAAG ATCCACCAGTCTGGTGAAGAAGCCGAGATGA
- the LOC117139666 gene encoding protein phosphatase Slingshot isoform X6: MNWHMGKVLPGLYVGNYRDSKDHTQLERFKISHIIAIHDSPRRLLPDKHYLCVMASDTPDQNLSQYFSVCNDFIHAARLREGNVLIHCLAGMSRSVTVAVAYIMTATHLNWKEALKVVRAGRAVANPNAGFQSQLQEFEQFKLPEERRRLRERFPSSALEQLDRTKVATALDNYQELLQNRDICEGNCSRGEKCPTGADEDVDGVNICQGEEEDEGEGEGLGKVRRSLAYTLNFAVDQWKTSTFKKDPNNDPPPDFSLGRDLMPSVRYYDPECDKGQFVKNVDSDNDEQYIAFKTSTKQGAKSKSKFKKRRVPKSESCTQSCLEKP, from the exons ATGAACTGGCACATGGGAAAG GTCTTGCCGGGACTTTATGTGGGCAACTATCGCGACTCCAAGGATCACACTCAGCTGGAAAGATTCAAGATCTCGCACATCATCGCCATACATGACAGTCCGCGCCGTCTGCTGCCG GACAAGCACTACCTGTGCGTGATGGCCTCGGATACGCCAGACCAGAATCTCTCCCAATACTTTTCCGTCTGCAACGACTTCATACACGCCGCCCGGCTTCGCGAAGGCAACGTGCTCATCCACTGCCTGGCCGGAATGTCGCGCTCGGTGACCGTGGCCGTGGCCTATATCATGACGGCCACACACCTCAACTGGAAGGAGGCACTGAAGGTAGTTCGAGCTGGTCGCGCAGTGGCCAATCCTAATGCTGGATTCCAGAGCCAACTGCAGGAGTTTGAGCAGTTTAAGCTGCCCGAGGAACGACGCCGCTTAAGGGAACGCTTTCCATCCTCGGCTCTGGAGCAACTGGATCGCACCAAGGTGGCCACCGCGCTGGACAACTACCAGGAGTTGCTGCAGAACCGCGACATCTGCGAGGGTAACTGCTCCCGCGGCGAAAAGTGTCCTACAGGTGCGGACGAGGACGTAGATGGGGTTAATATTTGTCAGGGGGAGGAAGAAGACGAGGGTGAAGGCGAGGGCTTGGGCAAAGTCAGGCGAAGCTTGGCTTACACTCTAAACTTCGCGGTGGACCAATGGAAGACCAGTACCTTTAAGAAGGATCCGAACAATGACCCACCACCGGATTTTAGCTTGGGCAGGGACCTTATGCCAAGTGTGCGTTACTACGATCCGGAGTGCGACAAGGGTCAATTCGTCAAGAATGTGGATTCGGACAATGATGAACAGTATATTGCTTTTAAGACATCAACAAAGCAAGGAGCCAAGtccaaatcaaaatttaaaaaacgaCGTGTACCAAAATCTGAATCCTGCACCCAAAGCTGTCTTGAGAAACCATAG
- the LOC117139666 gene encoding tyrosine-protein phosphatase YVH1 isoform X2 codes for MGNGMNKVLPGLYVGNYRDSKDHTQLERFKISHIIAIHDSPRRLLPDKHYLCVMASDTPDQNLSQYFSVCNDFIHAARLREGNVLIHCLAGMSRSVTVAVAYIMTATHLNWKEALKVVRAGRAVANPNAGFQSQLQEFEQFKLPEERRRLRERFPSSALEQLDRTKVATALDNYQELLQNRDICEGNCSRGEKCPTGVCNMDPTKGLFRRRPSNASTHSRLRAQSSNANASSSSLSVSSAAAQSCPTSPKNSPLPIVRRSVGNERIPEDEIVLEQPPTTSREAAEYAAAFEDARREQEQRQQQQQLSRSQRSPRPGNSSREAPRVSSAGSRRESAAREGNGSAQLQRSASTVSGFGVRPRSSPAGLHAYTGSVPSSVHGSRVDLRDADKGSAIYLGCSAPRASTLSISSSRGSSGGSAPPSPCHTPPASPRHGVKRSTSLVKKPR; via the exons ATGGGGAATGGCATGAACAAG GTCTTGCCGGGACTTTATGTGGGCAACTATCGCGACTCCAAGGATCACACTCAGCTGGAAAGATTCAAGATCTCGCACATCATCGCCATACATGACAGTCCGCGCCGTCTGCTGCCG GACAAGCACTACCTGTGCGTGATGGCCTCGGATACGCCAGACCAGAATCTCTCCCAATACTTTTCCGTCTGCAACGACTTCATACACGCCGCCCGGCTTCGCGAAGGCAACGTGCTCATCCACTGCCTGGCCGGAATGTCGCGCTCGGTGACCGTGGCCGTGGCCTATATCATGACGGCCACACACCTCAACTGGAAGGAGGCACTGAAGGTAGTTCGAGCTGGTCGCGCAGTGGCCAATCCTAATGCTGGATTCCAGAGCCAACTGCAGGAGTTTGAGCAGTTTAAGCTGCCCGAGGAACGACGCCGCTTAAGGGAACGCTTTCCATCCTCGGCTCTGGAGCAACTGGATCGCACCAAGGTGGCCACCGCGCTGGACAACTACCAGGAGTTGCTGCAGAACCGCGACATCTGCGAGGGTAACTGCTCCCGCGGCGAAAAGTGTCCTACAG GCGTCTGCAACATGGACCCCACGAAGGGCTTGTTCCGACGTCGTCCCTCCAACGCCTCCACTCACTCGCGTCTGCGTGCCCAGTCCTCCAACGCCAACGCCTCGTCCAGTTCGCTCAGCGTGAGCAGTGCCGCCGCCCAATCCTGCCCCACATCGCCCAAGAACTCACCGCTGCCCATAGTCCGTCGCTCGGTGGGCAATGAGCGCATACCCGAGGACGAGATCGTCCTGGAACAGCCGCCCACCACATCCCGTGAGGCCGCCGAGTATGCCGCCGCCTTCGAGGATGCTCGCCGTGAGCAGGAgcagcgccagcagcagcagcagctgtccAGGAGTCAGCGCTCTCCCCGGCCGGGCAACTCCTCGAGAGAAGCGCCTCGGGTGAGTAGCGCCGGCAGTCGAAGGGAGTCGGCGGCCAGGGAGGGCAATGGCTCCGCACAGCTGCAGCGGAGTGCCAGCACGGTCAGCGGTTTCGGAGTGCGTCCACGGAGTAGTCCGGCTGGACTGCACGCCTACACGG GATCGGTTCCTTCCTCCGTCCACGGTTCCCGAGTGGATTTGCGTGATGCTGACAAGGGATCGGCCATATACCTGGGCTGTTCCGCACCGAGGGCCTCCACACTATCTATATCCTCGTCGAGAGGCTCGTCGGGAGGCTCGGCTCCACCCTCACCCTGCCACACTCCTCCCGCCAGTCCACGTCATGGCGTAAAAAG ATCCACCAGTCTGGTGAAGAAGCCGAGATGA
- the LOC117139666 gene encoding uncharacterized protein ZK757.2 isoform X5 encodes MNWHMGKVLPGLYVGNYRDSKDHTQLERFKISHIIAIHDSPRRLLPDKHYLCVMASDTPDQNLSQYFSVCNDFIHAARLREGNVLIHCLAGMSRSVTVAVAYIMTATHLNWKEALKVVRAGRAVANPNAGFQSQLQEFEQFKLPEERRRLRERFPSSALEQLDRTKVATALDNYQELLQNRDICEGNCSRGEKCPTGVCNMDPTKGLFRRRPSNASTHSRLRAQSSNANASSSSLSVSSAAAQSCPTSPKNSPLPIVRRSVGNERIPEDEIVLEQPPTTSREAAEYAAAFEDARREQEQRQQQQQLSRSQRSPRPGNSSREAPRVSSAGSRRESAAREGNGSAQLQRSASTVSGFGVRPRSSPAGLHAYTGIQ; translated from the exons ATGAACTGGCACATGGGAAAG GTCTTGCCGGGACTTTATGTGGGCAACTATCGCGACTCCAAGGATCACACTCAGCTGGAAAGATTCAAGATCTCGCACATCATCGCCATACATGACAGTCCGCGCCGTCTGCTGCCG GACAAGCACTACCTGTGCGTGATGGCCTCGGATACGCCAGACCAGAATCTCTCCCAATACTTTTCCGTCTGCAACGACTTCATACACGCCGCCCGGCTTCGCGAAGGCAACGTGCTCATCCACTGCCTGGCCGGAATGTCGCGCTCGGTGACCGTGGCCGTGGCCTATATCATGACGGCCACACACCTCAACTGGAAGGAGGCACTGAAGGTAGTTCGAGCTGGTCGCGCAGTGGCCAATCCTAATGCTGGATTCCAGAGCCAACTGCAGGAGTTTGAGCAGTTTAAGCTGCCCGAGGAACGACGCCGCTTAAGGGAACGCTTTCCATCCTCGGCTCTGGAGCAACTGGATCGCACCAAGGTGGCCACCGCGCTGGACAACTACCAGGAGTTGCTGCAGAACCGCGACATCTGCGAGGGTAACTGCTCCCGCGGCGAAAAGTGTCCTACAG GCGTCTGCAACATGGACCCCACGAAGGGCTTGTTCCGACGTCGTCCCTCCAACGCCTCCACTCACTCGCGTCTGCGTGCCCAGTCCTCCAACGCCAACGCCTCGTCCAGTTCGCTCAGCGTGAGCAGTGCCGCCGCCCAATCCTGCCCCACATCGCCCAAGAACTCACCGCTGCCCATAGTCCGTCGCTCGGTGGGCAATGAGCGCATACCCGAGGACGAGATCGTCCTGGAACAGCCGCCCACCACATCCCGTGAGGCCGCCGAGTATGCCGCCGCCTTCGAGGATGCTCGCCGTGAGCAGGAgcagcgccagcagcagcagcagctgtccAGGAGTCAGCGCTCTCCCCGGCCGGGCAACTCCTCGAGAGAAGCGCCTCGGGTGAGTAGCGCCGGCAGTCGAAGGGAGTCGGCGGCCAGGGAGGGCAATGGCTCCGCACAGCTGCAGCGGAGTGCCAGCACGGTCAGCGGTTTCGGAGTGCGTCCACGGAGTAGTCCGGCTGGACTGCACGCCTACACGG GTATACAATAA
- the LOC117139666 gene encoding tyrosine-protein phosphatase YVH1 isoform X3, whose product MNWHMGKVLPGLYVGNYRDSKDHTQLERFKISHIIAIHDSPRRLLPDKHYLCVMASDTPDQNLSQYFSVCNDFIHAARLREGNVLIHCLAGMSRSVTVAVAYIMTATHLNWKEALKVVRAGRAVANPNAGFQSQLQEFEQFKLPEERRRLRERFPSSALEQLDRTKVATALDNYQELLQNRDICEGNCSRGEKCPTGVCNMDPTKGLFRRRPSNASTHSRLRAQSSNANASSSSLSVSSAAAQSCPTSPKNSPLPIVRRSVGNERIPEDEIVLEQPPTTSREAAEYAAAFEDARREQEQRQQQQQLSRSQRSPRPGNSSREAPRVSSAGSRRESAAREGNGSAQLQRSASTVSGFGVRPRSSPAGLHAYTGSVPSSVHGSRVDLRDADKGSAIYLGCSAPRASTLSISSSRGSSGGSAPPSPCHTPPASPRHGVKSLVKKPR is encoded by the exons ATGAACTGGCACATGGGAAAG GTCTTGCCGGGACTTTATGTGGGCAACTATCGCGACTCCAAGGATCACACTCAGCTGGAAAGATTCAAGATCTCGCACATCATCGCCATACATGACAGTCCGCGCCGTCTGCTGCCG GACAAGCACTACCTGTGCGTGATGGCCTCGGATACGCCAGACCAGAATCTCTCCCAATACTTTTCCGTCTGCAACGACTTCATACACGCCGCCCGGCTTCGCGAAGGCAACGTGCTCATCCACTGCCTGGCCGGAATGTCGCGCTCGGTGACCGTGGCCGTGGCCTATATCATGACGGCCACACACCTCAACTGGAAGGAGGCACTGAAGGTAGTTCGAGCTGGTCGCGCAGTGGCCAATCCTAATGCTGGATTCCAGAGCCAACTGCAGGAGTTTGAGCAGTTTAAGCTGCCCGAGGAACGACGCCGCTTAAGGGAACGCTTTCCATCCTCGGCTCTGGAGCAACTGGATCGCACCAAGGTGGCCACCGCGCTGGACAACTACCAGGAGTTGCTGCAGAACCGCGACATCTGCGAGGGTAACTGCTCCCGCGGCGAAAAGTGTCCTACAG GCGTCTGCAACATGGACCCCACGAAGGGCTTGTTCCGACGTCGTCCCTCCAACGCCTCCACTCACTCGCGTCTGCGTGCCCAGTCCTCCAACGCCAACGCCTCGTCCAGTTCGCTCAGCGTGAGCAGTGCCGCCGCCCAATCCTGCCCCACATCGCCCAAGAACTCACCGCTGCCCATAGTCCGTCGCTCGGTGGGCAATGAGCGCATACCCGAGGACGAGATCGTCCTGGAACAGCCGCCCACCACATCCCGTGAGGCCGCCGAGTATGCCGCCGCCTTCGAGGATGCTCGCCGTGAGCAGGAgcagcgccagcagcagcagcagctgtccAGGAGTCAGCGCTCTCCCCGGCCGGGCAACTCCTCGAGAGAAGCGCCTCGGGTGAGTAGCGCCGGCAGTCGAAGGGAGTCGGCGGCCAGGGAGGGCAATGGCTCCGCACAGCTGCAGCGGAGTGCCAGCACGGTCAGCGGTTTCGGAGTGCGTCCACGGAGTAGTCCGGCTGGACTGCACGCCTACACGG GATCGGTTCCTTCCTCCGTCCACGGTTCCCGAGTGGATTTGCGTGATGCTGACAAGGGATCGGCCATATACCTGGGCTGTTCCGCACCGAGGGCCTCCACACTATCTATATCCTCGTCGAGAGGCTCGTCGGGAGGCTCGGCTCCACCCTCACCCTGCCACACTCCTCCCGCCAGTCCACGTCATGGCGTAAAAAG TCTGGTGAAGAAGCCGAGATGA
- the LOC117139666 gene encoding dual specificity protein phosphatase CDC14AB isoform X4, translated as MASDTPDQNLSQYFSVCNDFIHAARLREGNVLIHCLAGMSRSVTVAVAYIMTATHLNWKEALKVVRAGRAVANPNAGFQSQLQEFEQFKLPEERRRLRERFPSSALEQLDRTKVATALDNYQELLQNRDICEGNCSRGEKCPTGVCNMDPTKGLFRRRPSNASTHSRLRAQSSNANASSSSLSVSSAAAQSCPTSPKNSPLPIVRRSVGNERIPEDEIVLEQPPTTSREAAEYAAAFEDARREQEQRQQQQQLSRSQRSPRPGNSSREAPRVSSAGSRRESAAREGNGSAQLQRSASTVSGFGVRPRSSPAGLHAYTGSVPSSVHGSRVDLRDADKGSAIYLGCSAPRASTLSISSSRGSSGGSAPPSPCHTPPASPRHGVKRSTSLVKKPR; from the exons ATGGCCTCGGATACGCCAGACCAGAATCTCTCCCAATACTTTTCCGTCTGCAACGACTTCATACACGCCGCCCGGCTTCGCGAAGGCAACGTGCTCATCCACTGCCTGGCCGGAATGTCGCGCTCGGTGACCGTGGCCGTGGCCTATATCATGACGGCCACACACCTCAACTGGAAGGAGGCACTGAAGGTAGTTCGAGCTGGTCGCGCAGTGGCCAATCCTAATGCTGGATTCCAGAGCCAACTGCAGGAGTTTGAGCAGTTTAAGCTGCCCGAGGAACGACGCCGCTTAAGGGAACGCTTTCCATCCTCGGCTCTGGAGCAACTGGATCGCACCAAGGTGGCCACCGCGCTGGACAACTACCAGGAGTTGCTGCAGAACCGCGACATCTGCGAGGGTAACTGCTCCCGCGGCGAAAAGTGTCCTACAG GCGTCTGCAACATGGACCCCACGAAGGGCTTGTTCCGACGTCGTCCCTCCAACGCCTCCACTCACTCGCGTCTGCGTGCCCAGTCCTCCAACGCCAACGCCTCGTCCAGTTCGCTCAGCGTGAGCAGTGCCGCCGCCCAATCCTGCCCCACATCGCCCAAGAACTCACCGCTGCCCATAGTCCGTCGCTCGGTGGGCAATGAGCGCATACCCGAGGACGAGATCGTCCTGGAACAGCCGCCCACCACATCCCGTGAGGCCGCCGAGTATGCCGCCGCCTTCGAGGATGCTCGCCGTGAGCAGGAgcagcgccagcagcagcagcagctgtccAGGAGTCAGCGCTCTCCCCGGCCGGGCAACTCCTCGAGAGAAGCGCCTCGGGTGAGTAGCGCCGGCAGTCGAAGGGAGTCGGCGGCCAGGGAGGGCAATGGCTCCGCACAGCTGCAGCGGAGTGCCAGCACGGTCAGCGGTTTCGGAGTGCGTCCACGGAGTAGTCCGGCTGGACTGCACGCCTACACGG GATCGGTTCCTTCCTCCGTCCACGGTTCCCGAGTGGATTTGCGTGATGCTGACAAGGGATCGGCCATATACCTGGGCTGTTCCGCACCGAGGGCCTCCACACTATCTATATCCTCGTCGAGAGGCTCGTCGGGAGGCTCGGCTCCACCCTCACCCTGCCACACTCCTCCCGCCAGTCCACGTCATGGCGTAAAAAG ATCCACCAGTCTGGTGAAGAAGCCGAGATGA